A DNA window from Betta splendens chromosome 6, fBetSpl5.4, whole genome shotgun sequence contains the following coding sequences:
- the tph2 gene encoding tryptophan 5-hydroxylase 2 yields MASPHILKEPVPRMQPAMMMFSSKYWARRGLSLDSAMFDHHHQQQRHTGGQMSRRPSFCPISEKPDTESSEDFGKTAVVFSLKNEVGCLVKALRLFQERRVNLNHIESRISKRVPNEVEIFADCSCSKKEFNELLQHLKDHVNILSFNTPAHVWSTEADEEDVPWFPMKISELDQCSHRVLMYGSELDADHPGFKDNVYRQRRKYFVEVAMSYKYGQPIPRVQYTVEEVQTWGVVFRELSKLYPSHACREYLKNWPLLIRHCGYREDNIPQLEDVALFLRERSGFTVRPVAGYLSPRDFLAGLAYRVFNCTQYVRHSTDPLYTPEPDTCHELLGHVPLLADPKFAQFSQEIGLASLGASDEDVQKLATCYFFTIEFGLCKQDGQLRAYGAGLLSSIGELRHALSNVACVKMFDPKTTCNQECLITTFQEVYFVSESFEDAKEKMREFAKTIKRPFSVYYNPYTQSVDLLKDTRSIENVVQDLRSDLTTVCDALGKMNTYMGI; encoded by the exons ATGGCCTCCCCCCACATCCTGAAGGAGCCAGTTCCCCGGATGCAGCCAGCCATGATGATGTTCTCCAGCAAGTACTGGGCTCGGAGGGGTTTGTCGCTGGACTCGGCCATGTttgaccaccaccaccagcaacaGCGCCACACAGGGGGACAGATG TCTCGGCGTCCGTCCTTCTGCCCCATCTCGGAGAAGCCGGACACAGAGAGCAGTGAGGATTTCgggaaaacagctgtggtgtttTCTCTTAAGAACGAGGTCGGCTGCTTGGTCAAAGCTCTCAGACTGTTCCAG gaGAGGCGAGTGAACCTGAATCACATTGAGTCCAGGATTTCCAAGCGGGTCCCTAACGAGGTTGAGATCTTTGCCGACTGCAGCTGTAGTAAGAAGGAGTTtaacgagctgctgcagcatctcaAGGACCACGTCAACATCCTGTCCTTCAACACGCCTGCTCACGTGTGGTCCACAGAGGCAG ATGAAGAAGACGTTCCCTGGTTTCCCATGAAGATCTCAGAGCTTGACCAGTGTTCTCACCGGGTGCTGATGTATGGATCCGAGTTGGACGCCGACCATCCT GGGTTTAAAGACAACGTCTATCGGCAGCGGAGGAAGTACTTTGTGGAGGTGGCCATGAGCTACAAGTA CGGGCAGCCCATCCCCCGGGTGCAGTACACGGTGGAGGAGGTCCAGACGTGGGGAGTGGTGTTCCGAGAGCTGAGCAAACTGTACCCGAGCCACGCCTGCAGGGAATACCTGAAGAACTGGCCCCTGCTCATCCGACACTGCGGCTACAGGGAGGACAACATCCCCCAGCTGGAGGACGTCGCGCTCTTCCTCAGAG AGCGCTCCGGCTTCACGGTCCGGCCCGTAGCAGGTTACCTGTCTCCCAGAGACTTTCTGGCAGGACTGGCCTACAGAGTGTTTAACTGCACGCAGTATGTTCGACACAGCACCGACCCGCTCTACACACCTGAGCC AGACACTTGCCATGAGCTGCTGGGCCATGTTCCCCTGCTGGCAGACCCCAAGTTTGCCCAGTTCTCCCAGGAGATTGGCCTGGCGTCTCTGGGAGCTTCTGATGAGGACGTGCAGAAACTGGCCACA TGTTATTTCTTCACTATTGAGTTTGGGCTGTGCAAACAGGACGGTCAGCTGAGAGCATATGGAGCTGGTTTACTGTCATCAATCGGAGAGTTGAGG CACGCCCTGTCTAATGTAGCCTGCGTGAAGATGTTTGACCCAAAGACCACCTGTAACCAGGAGTGTCTCATCACCACCTTCCAGGAGGTTTATTTTGTGTCTGAGAGCTTTGAAGATGCCAAAGAAAAGATGAG GGAATTTGCAAAGACGATAAAAAGGCCATTCTCGGTGTATTACAACCCGTACACCCAGAGTGTTGACCTGCTCAAAGACACGCGCAGCATCGAGAACGTGGTGCAGGATCTGCGGAGTGACCTCACCACAGTCTGTGACGCTCTGGGCAAGATGAACACCTACATGGGGATCTGA
- the tbc1d15 gene encoding TBC1 domain family member 15, with product MAADSVYKVIFEHEGVFIHPSSDEDGIEQDLLVSGSLRIIDKDGEIFVEYKPLEDAVDPSNMLCAGKDSSSVVEWTQCPGDKSHQMIETQQSYETEWDMINTVSFRKRPCPNGEGFLNHSHERSRWTLTFSVCELKSITVKEEGWTFLLCKLKEATTTIPALHFHHGGSNEFLDSLRHFVLLTESPDDTTCLLVTSPNKALSQSFENLLDDNSFGLVHKFKKDPYVTTLGGFSKVTNYIYDALRGTEEQHQRPPQEVADLLGEIIPGLEINQQEEPGFEVITRIDLGMRPQVTRRHPLSAEDWTKHQHPEGRMVNVPHLKHSIFKGGLCHAVRKEAWKFLLGYFPWESTLEERKALQRNKTDEYFRMKLQWKSVSEEQERRNSRLRDYRSLIEKDVNRTDRTNRFYEGIDNPGLALLHDILMTYCMYDFDLGYVQGMSDLLSPILYVMENEVDAFWCFVSFMDQMHQNFEEQMQGMKTQLIQLSTLLRLLDLAFWNYLESQDSGYLYFCFRWLLIRFKRELSFQDVLRLWEVMWTGLPCQNFHLLVCCAILDSEKQKIVEENYGFNEILKHINELSMKLDIEEILQKAESLCLQIKTCKDLPHSVSVILGLDTLDPCGSPAPRPTQCLDTCCKGHLRETSHNSCKVAFMS from the exons GTCATATTTGAACATGAAGGAGTCTTCATACATCCGAGCAGTGATGAAGACGGCATCGAGCAGGATTTACTGGTCTCAGGGTCACTTCGGATCATTGATAAG GATGGTGAGATCTTTGTGGAGTACAAACCTCTGGAAGACGCTGTTGACCCATCCAACATGCTATGTGCTGGAAAG GATTCCAGTTCAGTAGTGGAGTGGACTCAGTGCCCTGGGGACAAGTCTCATCAGATGATAGAGACTCAGCAGAGCTATGAAACAGAGTGGGACATGATCAACACTGTATCATTCAGGAAGAGACCCTGCCCAAATGGAGAGG GCTTCCTGAACCACAGTCacgagaggagcaggtggacaCTGACCTTCAGTGTCTGTGAGCTCAAGTCCATCACAGTGAAGGAAGAAGGCTGGACCTTCCTGCTCTGTAAGCTGAAGGAGGCTACCACCACTATCCCGGCACTGCACTTTCACCATGGGGGCAGCAACGAGTTCCTGGATAGCCTGAGGCATTTTGTGCTGCTCACAGA GTCTCCAGATGACACAACCTGTCTCTTGGTTACCTCCCCCAACAAAGCTCTGTCCCAGTCCTTCGAGAATCTCCTGGACGACAACAGCTTTGGCCTCGTTCAT AAATTCAAGAAGGACCCGTACGTGACCACTCTGGGTGGCTTCTCCAAAGTCACCAACTACATATATGATGCTTTGCgggggacagaggagcagcaccaGCGTCCCCCACAGGAGGTGGCCGACCTACTGGGGGAAATTATCCCGGGCCTGGAGATCAACCAGCAAGAAGAGCCGGGCTTCGAAGTCATCACCAGG ATCGACCTAGGGATGAGGCCTCAGGTTACGAGGAGGCATCCTCTGTCTGCAGAGGACTGGACCAAACACCAGCATCCAGAGGGGAGGATGGTCAACGTCccacacctgaaacacagcATCTTTAAAGGG GGACTGTGTCATGCTGTGAGAAAGGAGGCCTGGAAGTTTTTGCTGGGCTATTTCCCTTGGGAGAGCACATTGGAGGAGAGGAAAGCTCTGCAGAGGAATAAAAC TGATGAGTACTTCAGGATGAAGCTGCAGTGGAAATCAGTgagtgaggagcaggagagaagaAACTCCCGCCTCAGAGACTACAGGAGTCTGATCG AGAAAGACGTAAACCGAACGGACAGGACAAACAGGTTCTACGAAGGCATTGACAACCCCGGCCTGGCTCTGTTGCATGACATCCTGATGACCTACTGCATGTACGACTTCGACCTGG GTTATGTCCAGGGGATGAGTGACCTGCTGTCGCCAATCCTCTACGTGATGGAGAACGAGGTGGACGCTTTTTGGTGTTTCGTCTCCTTCATGGACCAAATG CACCAGAACTTTGAGGAGCAAATGCAGGGCATGAAGACTCAGCTGATCCAGCTCAGTACTCTGTTGCGACTGCTGGACCTGGCCTTCTGGAACTACCTTG AGTCTCAGGATTCGGGTTATCTGTATTTCTGCTTCCGCTGGCTGTTGATCAGATTTAAGAGAGAACTGAGTTTCCAGGACGTTCTGCGACTGTGGGAG GTCATGTGGACCGGTCTGCCCTGTCAGAACTTCCACCTGCTGGTCTGCTGCGCCATCCTGGactcagaaaaacagaaaatcgTGGAGGAAAATTACGGCTTCAATGAAATCCTAAAG CACATTAATGAGCTTTCCATGAAACTGGACATTGAAGAGATCCTTCAGAAAGCAGAGAGCCTTTGTCTGCAGATAAAGACCTGTAAG GACCTGCCTCATTCTGTCAGTGTCATTCTGGGCTTAGACACCCTTGATCCCTGTGGCTCCCCTGCTCCTAGACCCACTCAGTGCTTGGACACCTGCTGCAAAGGACACCTCAGAGAAACCAGCCACAACTCCTGCAAAGTTGCCTTCATGTCCTAG